In Desulfofustis limnaeus, the genomic stretch AATCCGGATCAGATGGCTGATGCAGTTGGTGGTACAGGAAGCGTTGGAGATGATCCGGTGCTGCGGGTTCAGCAGATGGTGGTTGAGTCCGTAAACGATGGTGGCGTCGACATCGGCCTTGGCCGGGCAGGAAAAGATTACCCGCTTGGCGCCGGCTTCCAGGTGCAGGGAGGCAATCTCCCGGTCGATAAAGCTGCCGCTGCATTCCAACACCACGTCCACCTCCAGCTCTTTCCAGGGCAGACGAGTGAGGTCGCGCTCGTTGAATACCCGGACCGGGTCCCCATTGACGATGAGGCAGTCCCGGGAAATGGACACTTCGCCGCCGAACGTGCCATGGGTGGAATCGAAACGGGTCAGGTGGGCGATCGAGCCGATATCGAACAATTCATTGATACCGACAATCTTCATGCGGGTTGCCCTTCCCGATTCGTAGAGGGCGCGCAGGATGCAGCGGCCGATTCTGCCGTAGCCGTTGATGGCGATCTTCATGAGGTACCCTTCTGCTTATGGAAACGGCCGTTCCCTGCTTACCAGAAGAAGAGGGACGCCAGGACCCCTCTGATATACCTGTTTCGGCCCCGACATTTCAACAGCTGATTGTGCCGGGGGGTGATCCGGACTCGCCGCTGGGCGGCGATGTATGCGATGCATAACGGGTTATGACAGGGTGGTGAAAAGCAACGATAAAAACGTTGCGCAAGAGCAGGCAATCAGCTAGCATAAACACCATCGGCAGAGGGAGTATCTTCCCGGTCTCACGCATGCCTGGCGACAGGGGCCTGTCGGTGTTCCCGTGTAGTGCATTTCGAAGAAACAAGGAAACGACCTGCAGAATTGGGTCGAAAGGGCTGCTGTTCATCGATCGACGGTGTACAAGTCCGTAAGGGAGAGGTGGTTCGGCAGACCGAAGAGGAAAGTTGTATCCAGCAAAGGAGGAAAAAGCGTATGTCGAAGCACAGATGGTCTTTTTTTTCAATGTTGTTTGCTGCAGGTATGACGCTTGCTTTGAGCACTGCTTCAGGCGCCGCCGACAAGACGATTAAAATCGCCACCCAATCTCCCTTGTCCGGTGATCAATCGGTGGTCGGCGTTGATATCAAGCGCGGCGCCGAACTGGCTCTCGAGCAGTTGGGCGGGCCGCTGGCCGACATGGGTTTCAAGATTGAGTTGGCCCCCTATGACGACCAGGCCAACCCGGACACCGGCGTCGCCAATGCCAAACGAATTGTCGCCGATCCGGCTATCCTGGCCATTGTTGGGCACTACAACTCCGGTGTCCAGATCCCCTCTTCGGAAGTCTACCACGCCTCCGGGCTGGCCAACGTTTCTCCGGCCAATACCAACCCCAAGGTGACTACCCGCGGCTATCTGGAAGTCAGTCGTATCGTCGGACGGGATGACGTTCAGGGCGTCGTCGGCGCTGATTTCGCCGCATCCCAGGGAGTCAAAACGGTCTTCGTCGTCCATGACAAGACCGCTTACGGCCAGGGTATTGCCGAGTTTTTCAAACAGCGGGCCGAGGAAATCGGACTGAAGGTTCTCGGTTTCGAAGGCACTGAAGAGAAGGCCAATTTCGATGCGCTGCTGTCGCCGGTCGTTGCCGGCAATCCTGATGTGGTCTATTTCGGCGGGATGGCCTTCCAGGCCGCCGTTCTTTTCAAGCAGGCCCGTGAACGCGGGTACGAAGGCATGTTCCTCAGCGATGACGGTTTTGATTCATCCGATGCCGCCAAGATCGCCGGCGCTGCCCTTACTTCCGGGGCCGGTACCTACTATTCGACGGTCTCCGGACCGGCTTCGGTGTATGAAGGAACGGCCAAGTTCATCGAAGACTTCAAGGCCAAATTCAACGCCGATCCACAACCCTTTGCCGCGCAAGGTTACGATTCCATGGCCATCTGCCTGAAGGCCATCGAAAATGCCGCCAAGGAGGCCAACAACGACGTTCCCACCCGCGAGGCAGTGGCCAAGGCTGTCCGCGCCTTGAAGGATTTCCAGGGAATCACCGGTACCTTCACCTTCAACGAGATTGGTGATCCTGAGAAAGCCCTTTATTTCGTGATCCAGGTGAAATCACCCGATCCCGCCAAATGGAGCGAGAACGTGGTGGTTAAGACCCTGGAGATCGCGCCGCCCAAATAACCGTACGCTGTCCGTATCCGGCCCTCTGCTTTGGCACAGGGCCGGTTCTTTTTCACCGCTGGGGCAGAGCACATGAAAGGAATCCAGAGGTATGTGAATGTCACCGAGATCGTGCGGCCGATCGGGCATCTGCTGGCTTTCTCGGTGGGCAGCGCGGCGTTGATGTCGGCCATTGTCATCGTGCTGGCGTTGATTCTCGACCGAACCGTGGTCGGTGCGGACCTGATGGACCGCTATAATGTGTCGCTATATACCTATACCATGATCAATCTGCCGCAGGTAGTCATCGACGGAC encodes the following:
- a CDS encoding branched-chain amino acid ABC transporter substrate-binding protein, translating into MSTASGAADKTIKIATQSPLSGDQSVVGVDIKRGAELALEQLGGPLADMGFKIELAPYDDQANPDTGVANAKRIVADPAILAIVGHYNSGVQIPSSEVYHASGLANVSPANTNPKVTTRGYLEVSRIVGRDDVQGVVGADFAASQGVKTVFVVHDKTAYGQGIAEFFKQRAEEIGLKVLGFEGTEEKANFDALLSPVVAGNPDVVYFGGMAFQAAVLFKQARERGYEGMFLSDDGFDSSDAAKIAGAALTSGAGTYYSTVSGPASVYEGTAKFIEDFKAKFNADPQPFAAQGYDSMAICLKAIENAAKEANNDVPTREAVAKAVRALKDFQGITGTFTFNEIGDPEKALYFVIQVKSPDPAKWSENVVVKTLEIAPPK